In Palleronia sp. LCG004, a single window of DNA contains:
- the crtC gene encoding carotenoid 1,2-hydratase — MSDDGTRGVSAIGFIGSVFSPWYRWSGHRDPRDHCCLNIATYGPGGRFAMTDRGRDALSQTPERIGIGPSAMEWRDGKLIVTVEEVSSPPLISRIRGTITFEPDALTGAEISLAPDDSHLWRPLAPSGRIHVDLGDRGRWSGHGYFDANSGTRPLEADFSYWSWGRFPGKDGTTCFYEATLRDGSPSTTAIHIGRDGNVSDIDPPARATLPRTRWQVRRETRADAGYAPKQVLPMLDAPFYSRSAVRTCIDGEEVTGTHEALDLDRFRGPWLMPLLAVRVPRRANWRG; from the coding sequence ATCTCCGACGACGGAACCCGCGGCGTCTCGGCCATCGGGTTCATAGGATCGGTCTTCTCGCCCTGGTATCGCTGGTCCGGGCACCGCGATCCGCGCGATCATTGCTGCCTGAACATCGCGACCTACGGGCCCGGCGGGCGTTTTGCCATGACCGATCGCGGGCGCGATGCCCTCTCGCAGACACCCGAACGGATCGGGATCGGCCCTTCGGCGATGGAATGGCGCGACGGCAAGCTGATCGTCACGGTCGAGGAAGTAAGCTCCCCGCCTCTAATCTCGCGCATTCGCGGCACGATCACCTTCGAGCCAGATGCGCTGACGGGGGCCGAGATCTCGCTCGCACCCGACGACAGTCATCTCTGGAGGCCACTGGCGCCATCGGGTCGCATCCATGTCGATCTCGGGGACCGGGGGCGCTGGTCCGGGCACGGCTATTTCGACGCGAATTCGGGGACGCGCCCGCTTGAGGCCGATTTCAGCTACTGGAGCTGGGGGCGCTTTCCGGGCAAGGACGGCACGACCTGCTTTTACGAGGCAACGTTGCGCGACGGATCGCCCTCGACCACCGCAATCCACATCGGCCGCGACGGCAATGTTTCGGATATCGACCCGCCGGCCCGTGCGACGCTGCCCAGAACGCGGTGGCAGGTGCGCCGCGAGACGCGCGCCGATGCAGGGTATGCGCCCAAACAGGTCCTGCCGATGCTCGATGCGCCCTTCTACTCCCGTTCGGCCGTGAGGACGTGCATCGACGGTGAGGAGGTGACCGGTACGCACGAAGCGCTCGACCTCGACCGGTTCCGGGGGCCATGGCTCATGCCGCTTCTGGCGGTACGTGTGCCGCGCCGGGCGAACTGGCGCGGCTAG
- a CDS encoding mechanosensitive ion channel family protein — MDAEIAVISEELARIWALLRLQVQNLALPSRLWQLGVVAALIVAAIAFARLVQPRMREWMRGLENRPKWQLRLLLTINRRLKLIFFTIFVWIALWTMRGITPYPSRSYILAMVASLALAWLAVVFAVRLVRNPALRSVVRWGLWIWVTLYLLGITDEVGRALDRVAFTLGEFRLSLLSFLKVIVLVSVLLTIARILSSTSAERIRRNESISPSMRVLVVKMLQIGLYGAALFAALRIVGVDLTGLAVLSGAIGVGLGFGLQKVVSNLVSGVIILLDKSIKPGDVISLGDTFGWINTLGARYASITTRDGKEYLIPNEDLITGQVVNWSHSNEFVRLDIFFGTAYHDDPHAVRRIAIGAASGVARVLSTPAPVCHITGFGGSSVDYILRFWITDPTGGLTNIRGNVYLALWDAFKEEGISIPFPQREVRVVNDTLRVETGADRDNGP, encoded by the coding sequence ATGGACGCCGAAATCGCCGTCATCTCGGAAGAACTCGCCCGGATCTGGGCGTTGCTGCGATTGCAGGTGCAGAACCTCGCTCTGCCTTCGCGGCTCTGGCAGCTCGGGGTCGTCGCGGCCCTGATCGTCGCGGCCATCGCGTTCGCCCGGCTGGTCCAGCCCCGGATGCGCGAATGGATGCGCGGGCTCGAGAATCGACCGAAATGGCAGCTTCGGCTGCTGCTGACGATCAACCGCCGGCTGAAGCTCATCTTCTTCACGATCTTCGTCTGGATCGCACTCTGGACGATGCGGGGAATCACGCCCTATCCCTCGCGCAGCTACATTCTCGCGATGGTGGCGAGCCTTGCGCTCGCCTGGCTCGCCGTGGTCTTCGCGGTGCGGCTGGTGCGCAATCCCGCGCTGCGCTCCGTCGTGCGCTGGGGGCTCTGGATCTGGGTGACGCTCTACCTTCTCGGGATCACCGACGAGGTCGGGCGTGCGCTCGACCGGGTGGCCTTCACGCTGGGCGAATTCCGGTTGAGCCTCCTGTCCTTCCTGAAGGTGATCGTGCTCGTCTCGGTGCTGCTGACGATCGCGCGGATCCTGTCCTCGACCAGCGCCGAGCGTATCCGCCGCAACGAGTCGATCAGCCCCTCGATGCGGGTCCTCGTCGTGAAGATGCTGCAGATCGGGCTTTACGGCGCGGCGCTCTTCGCGGCGCTCAGGATCGTGGGGGTGGATCTCACGGGGCTTGCGGTGCTGTCGGGCGCGATTGGCGTGGGGCTCGGCTTCGGTCTGCAAAAGGTCGTCTCGAACCTCGTTTCCGGGGTGATCATCCTGCTCGACAAGTCGATCAAGCCCGGCGACGTGATCTCTCTCGGCGATACGTTCGGCTGGATCAACACGCTCGGCGCGCGCTACGCCTCGATCACGACGCGCGACGGCAAGGAATACCTGATCCCCAACGAGGATCTGATCACGGGGCAGGTGGTCAACTGGTCGCATTCGAACGAATTCGTCCGGCTCGATATCTTCTTCGGCACCGCCTATCACGACGATCCCCATGCCGTGCGCCGCATCGCGATCGGGGCTGCATCCGGTGTCGCGCGGGTGCTGTCGACGCCCGCGCCGGTCTGCCACATCACCGGCTTCGGCGGTTCGTCGGTCGATTACATCCTGCGGTTCTGGATCACCGATCCGACAGGCGGTCTGACCAACATCCGCGGCAACGTCTATCTCGCGCTCTGGGATGCGTTCAAGGAAGAGGGGATCTCTATCCCGTTCCCGCAGCGCGAGGTGCGGGTGGTAAACGATACGCTCCGCGTCGAGACCGGTGCGGATCGGGATAACGGGCCGTGA
- the tspO gene encoding tryptophan-rich sensory protein TspO has translation MDWTLFFIFLAACGGAAATGVMFSPGQWYDALEKPAWTPPNWVFPVTWTVLYLFIANAGARIASEPANAYAMGFFAVQIAFNTLWTPVFFGLHKMKAALVVIAILWVAVFATTVSFWDLDFIAGILFVPYLIWVSIAAALNFEVWRLNRRGPITT, from the coding sequence ATGGACTGGACCCTCTTCTTCATCTTTCTCGCGGCCTGCGGCGGTGCGGCGGCAACCGGCGTGATGTTCTCACCCGGCCAATGGTACGACGCGCTCGAAAAGCCGGCTTGGACGCCGCCGAACTGGGTTTTCCCGGTCACGTGGACCGTGCTCTACCTCTTCATCGCCAATGCCGGCGCGCGAATCGCATCGGAGCCCGCCAATGCCTATGCGATGGGGTTCTTCGCCGTCCAGATCGCGTTCAACACGCTCTGGACGCCGGTGTTCTTCGGATTGCACAAGATGAAGGCCGCGCTCGTCGTGATCGCGATCCTCTGGGTTGCGGTCTTTGCCACGACGGTCAGCTTCTGGGATCTCGACTTCATCGCCGGGATCCTGTTCGTGCCCTATCTCATCTGGGTCAGCATCGCCGCTGCGCTCAATTTCGAGGTGTGGCGGCTCAACCGTCGCGGCCCGATCACCACCTAG
- a CDS encoding methyltransferase yields MRDAGGAPGWCERLVRDPRFRRWAARFPLTRSHVRHEGEAIFDIVSGFAQSQVLRVLVELRVLHLVEGRPREIGALARELPLPDDRAEILIRGGVALGLLRLSRGRVRLSLRGAALLGVPGLEEMIRHHDILYRDLSDPVAFFRGEVETELAGFWPYVFGQGGEAGAEDSARYSRLMAESQILVAEDTLAAIDLRGVSRLVDVGGGTGMFLAHVAGALPHADLVLFDLPQVMGPARAALEGQGLGGRITFAPGNFRHDDLPEGADAITLVRVLYDHPDVVVRTLLSRARAALSPGGRLIVSEPMTGGDAPHVAGDIYFALYCMAMRTGRARAPGRIAELLREAGFGEIRIARSSRPFVTSVVEGRAV; encoded by the coding sequence ATGCGCGATGCCGGTGGCGCGCCGGGCTGGTGCGAAAGGCTGGTGCGCGATCCCCGTTTCCGGCGCTGGGCCGCCCGGTTCCCCCTGACCCGATCCCATGTGCGGCACGAGGGCGAGGCGATCTTCGACATTGTCTCGGGCTTCGCTCAAAGCCAGGTCCTGCGCGTCCTTGTCGAACTGCGCGTCCTGCATCTGGTCGAAGGCCGTCCGCGAGAGATCGGCGCACTCGCCCGTGAGCTGCCCTTGCCGGACGACCGGGCGGAGATCCTGATCCGCGGCGGCGTCGCGCTGGGCCTGCTGCGTCTTTCGCGCGGTCGCGTGCGGCTCAGCCTGCGCGGCGCCGCGCTTCTGGGCGTGCCCGGGCTCGAGGAGATGATCCGCCATCACGATATCCTCTACCGCGACCTTTCGGACCCGGTCGCGTTCTTCCGCGGTGAGGTCGAGACCGAACTGGCGGGCTTCTGGCCCTACGTCTTCGGGCAGGGCGGCGAAGCGGGGGCAGAGGACAGCGCACGCTATTCGCGTCTCATGGCCGAGAGCCAGATCCTCGTGGCCGAGGATACGCTTGCCGCGATCGACCTGCGGGGCGTCTCGCGTCTCGTCGATGTGGGCGGCGGGACGGGAATGTTCCTGGCGCACGTGGCCGGGGCGCTGCCGCACGCCGATCTGGTCCTCTTCGACCTGCCGCAGGTGATGGGCCCGGCGCGTGCCGCGCTCGAGGGGCAGGGGCTCGGCGGGCGAATCACGTTCGCCCCGGGGAATTTCCGGCACGACGATCTGCCCGAGGGGGCGGATGCGATCACCCTCGTCCGCGTGCTCTACGATCATCCCGACGTCGTGGTGCGCACACTCCTGAGCCGCGCACGCGCGGCCCTATCGCCGGGCGGACGGCTCATCGTGTCCGAGCCGATGACCGGCGGAGACGCCCCTCACGTCGCGGGCGACATCTATTTCGCGCTGTATTGCATGGCGATGCGGACCGGCCGCGCCCGTGCGCCCGGCCGCATTGCGGAGCTTCTGCGCGAGGCCGGTTTCGGCGAGATCCGCATCGCCCGATCATCGCGGCCCTTCGTGACGAGTGTGGTCGAAGGACGCGCCGTCTGA
- a CDS encoding DnaJ family domain-containing protein, translating into MSWLARIAERLIDASRDAGDLEGLEGEGKPIAVAEGGLDPLEEAGFRIMKTEGVVPPEVALMQRAASERAALAAAETEPERRAAMAALGQTQMRLAMLSERRRGLRY; encoded by the coding sequence ATGTCATGGCTGGCACGAATCGCGGAACGGCTGATCGACGCGTCGCGGGACGCGGGCGACCTCGAAGGGCTCGAGGGCGAGGGCAAGCCCATCGCCGTCGCCGAAGGCGGGCTCGACCCGCTGGAGGAGGCGGGTTTCCGGATCATGAAGACCGAGGGCGTGGTGCCGCCCGAGGTTGCGCTGATGCAGCGGGCGGCGTCCGAGCGCGCCGCACTCGCCGCCGCCGAGACCGAGCCCGAACGACGTGCTGCGATGGCCGCGCTGGGGCAGACGCAGATGCGCCTCGCCATGCTGTCGGAGCGTCGGCGCGGCCTGCGCTACTGA
- the crtD gene encoding 1-hydroxycarotenoid 3,4-desaturase CrtD, protein MSETRIIVIGAGMGGLSAAIALAAKGCDVTILDRGTAPGGKARTQDSAAGPVNAGPTVLTLRVVFDELFEEAGAALDDYVTLAPEPLLARHFWPDGSRLDLTSNEGENARAIANFAGPAAGKEFRAFAARARRLFATFEDPMLRAPAPRPLSFAALVARDPGLLRAMSPGRSLAGRLARDFTDPRLRQLFGRYATYVGGSPFGTPALLSLIWEAEAAGIWRVEGGIAALARGMAALATDLGARIRYASVATRIVTDEGRVSAVELEDGTVLDCDRVVFNGDPRALRHGLLGSDVTDAVPRGAVEPLSLSAEVWAFAARPQGADLVHHNVFFGRDPHSEFDRIADGLPPLDPTIYVCAQDRGTGRTPPDGPERFEIIVNAAPDTPEQEFNQCRQRTFTTLAERDLRFDPEPPATALTGPRGFGRLFPGSGGALYGRSPQGTMAAFRRPTAQSAVPGLYLAGGGTHPGAGVPMAALSGRHAASAIGLSLSSTGRSDAADMHGGISTESPTTEPAASRPSGS, encoded by the coding sequence ATGAGCGAGACCCGCATCATCGTCATTGGAGCCGGCATGGGCGGCCTCTCCGCCGCCATCGCGCTCGCCGCGAAGGGGTGCGACGTCACGATCCTCGATCGAGGCACAGCGCCGGGCGGCAAGGCGCGCACGCAGGACAGCGCCGCGGGACCGGTCAATGCGGGCCCGACAGTCCTGACGCTGCGCGTCGTCTTCGACGAGCTGTTCGAGGAGGCCGGTGCCGCGCTCGACGATTACGTGACGCTCGCTCCCGAGCCGCTTCTTGCGCGCCATTTCTGGCCCGACGGCAGCCGGCTCGACCTCACGTCGAACGAAGGTGAGAATGCCAGGGCCATCGCCAATTTCGCGGGGCCCGCCGCAGGGAAGGAGTTCCGCGCCTTCGCCGCCCGCGCCCGCCGACTCTTTGCCACCTTCGAAGACCCGATGCTACGCGCGCCCGCCCCCCGCCCCCTGTCGTTCGCGGCGCTCGTCGCACGCGATCCGGGCTTGTTGCGCGCGATGTCGCCCGGCCGGAGCCTGGCCGGACGGCTTGCCCGCGATTTCACCGATCCGCGGCTCAGACAGCTTTTCGGGCGCTACGCCACCTATGTCGGCGGCTCCCCCTTCGGTACACCTGCGCTCCTCTCGCTGATCTGGGAGGCAGAGGCCGCCGGGATCTGGCGCGTCGAGGGCGGCATCGCGGCGCTCGCCCGCGGCATGGCGGCGCTTGCCACCGATCTCGGGGCGCGCATCCGCTATGCCAGCGTCGCCACCCGGATCGTGACCGACGAAGGGCGCGTGAGCGCGGTGGAGCTCGAGGATGGGACGGTCCTCGATTGCGACCGCGTCGTCTTCAACGGCGATCCGCGCGCGCTCAGGCACGGGCTTCTGGGAAGCGACGTGACCGATGCCGTGCCTCGCGGAGCGGTCGAGCCTCTGAGCCTCTCGGCCGAGGTCTGGGCCTTCGCGGCGCGACCACAGGGCGCGGATCTGGTGCATCACAATGTCTTCTTCGGCCGCGATCCGCATTCGGAATTCGACCGGATCGCCGATGGGCTGCCGCCGCTCGACCCGACGATCTATGTCTGCGCGCAGGATCGCGGCACGGGCCGCACGCCCCCCGACGGCCCCGAGCGGTTCGAGATCATCGTCAACGCCGCCCCCGACACCCCCGAGCAGGAGTTCAATCAATGTCGTCAGCGGACCTTCACCACCCTGGCCGAGCGGGATCTCCGCTTCGATCCGGAGCCGCCGGCCACGGCCCTTACGGGGCCCAGGGGCTTCGGGCGGCTCTTTCCGGGATCGGGGGGCGCGCTCTACGGGCGCTCGCCCCAGGGCACGATGGCAGCCTTCAGGCGCCCGACGGCGCAGAGCGCGGTTCCGGGACTGTATCTGGCGGGCGGGGGGACGCATCCGGGAGCGGGGGTGCCGATGGCAGCCCTGTCAGGCCGACACGCCGCCAGCGCGATCGGCCTGAGCCTCTCTTCGACCGGCAGGTCGGACGCGGCGGATATGCATGGTGGTATCTCGACGGAATCTCCGACGACGGAACCCGCGGCGTCTCGGCCATCGGGTTCATAG
- a CDS encoding polyprenyl synthetase family protein encodes MSISTRIESHLARTIERGRGGDAPARLSSALHYATAPGGARIRPTICTSVALACLDDRPALTDAAAVALELVHCASLVHDDMPCFDDADMRRGKPSVHRAFSEPLALLTGDSLIVMAFDTLARAAPQDPLRAVELIRILAARTGMPGGICAGQGWESEARIDLAAYHRAKTGALFVAATQMGAVAAGQEAEPWEELGQRIGEAFQVADDLRDALYDAEALGKPAGQDDLHGRPNAVAALGVDGAVGRLTDILGGAIASIPSCPGEASLAAMVRRYAEKLTPLTHRPARVGH; translated from the coding sequence ATGTCCATTTCGACCCGGATCGAGAGCCATCTCGCCCGCACGATCGAGAGGGGTCGGGGCGGGGATGCACCCGCGCGGCTGTCCTCCGCGCTGCATTACGCGACCGCGCCCGGCGGCGCGCGGATCCGGCCAACCATTTGCACGAGCGTCGCGCTCGCCTGCCTCGACGACCGGCCGGCGCTGACCGATGCGGCGGCCGTCGCGCTCGAACTCGTCCACTGTGCGAGTCTCGTCCACGACGACATGCCCTGTTTCGACGATGCGGACATGCGGCGTGGCAAGCCTTCGGTCCATCGAGCCTTTTCCGAACCGCTTGCCCTTCTGACGGGCGACAGCCTCATCGTCATGGCCTTCGACACCCTTGCCCGCGCCGCGCCGCAGGACCCGCTTCGCGCGGTGGAGCTCATCCGCATCCTCGCTGCGCGAACCGGCATGCCCGGTGGCATCTGCGCGGGGCAGGGGTGGGAAAGCGAGGCACGGATCGACCTCGCTGCCTATCACCGCGCCAAGACCGGCGCGCTGTTCGTGGCCGCGACCCAAATGGGTGCCGTCGCCGCCGGACAAGAGGCCGAGCCCTGGGAAGAGTTGGGTCAGCGGATCGGCGAGGCGTTCCAGGTGGCCGACGACTTGCGCGACGCGCTCTACGATGCCGAGGCGCTGGGCAAGCCCGCCGGTCAGGACGACCTGCACGGACGGCCGAACGCAGTGGCCGCGCTGGGCGTCGACGGGGCGGTCGGGCGGCTGACCGATATCCTTGGCGGCGCGATCGCGTCGATCCCGTCCTGTCCGGGTGAAGCATCGCTCGCAGCGATGGTGCGGCGCTATGCTGAGAAGCTGACGCCGCTCACCCACAGACCCGCCCGCGTGGGCCACTGA